Sequence from the Mugil cephalus isolate CIBA_MC_2020 chromosome 20, CIBA_Mcephalus_1.1, whole genome shotgun sequence genome:
GgggcggaggaggggggggcttACTTGCAGACGAGGACGacacggaggaagaggaggaagggtcGGACgaagacagaggcagagagagggaagtgaGGCCGCAGCCCGACGACAGGGGCAAGCAAGGGGGCGAGGCCAGAGACTTCGGCGCCTCGTCCGGAGGTAGAGGCTTGGCGGTGGGCGTGGACAAGGCGTTGCCCTGGGGGGCGGAGAGGCTCGACGGACTGGACGCCGGGACAGCGGGGCTGGTCTGAGACGGACAGTCCTCCGCTATGAAAGAAGGCTCTGGGGTCTTGCAGCTGCTGTCCACGGTCTGAGAGTCGGGCGAAGACTCCCTGGTGTCCCGCAACGGGGCGGCGGACGGGGGAGGCGTGTGCGGCGGAGACGAGGAGGGCGGGAGGacgctggtggaggaggaggaggaagaggaggacgaagagcaGGGCGCGGGGCCCGGCTGCCCGGCGTGCGGACTCACCGACTTGCCCCCGTCTCCGACGGCCGACTGAACGTCTAAGGAGGTTCCCCCCCAGCCTTCGGACGGGGCTTTCGTCTGGCCGCCGTCGCCCGCGTTCAGCCCCGCGCCTCCGGCCTTTTCCCTCGTCTTCTTGACCACGCGGCGGCGCCGCTTGGTCGCCAGCGAGGACGAgggagaggaggcggaggaggaggtggacgtgATGGAGCTGGGCTTCGTTTTCTTGGACTTCAGTCCGGCGGTACCGGTTAAGGACGACGGGGGCGCGGCGAGGCTGCTTCGTTTTCCCATGCCGGCCAAATCTTTACTGCGGCCTCCCATCGACAGCGGCTCTGAACAAGGTTTGAGGAAAGGCGACCGGCTTTCATTGTCTCTGCAGAAGACCACCGCAATCGAGCCGCCCACCACCGAGCCCCCGGAGCCGCCTCCCGCGCCCCCTGGTCCGAGGAGGTCCATGCCCAGCTTCCCGGAGCCCACCGAGGCCCCGGTGGTGCTGCTCACGCCCTCACGCACCAGCACAGACACTTTGGACTGAAGCTTTCCTTTCCGACTACCGCCGCCTTCTTTCTTGGATTTGCCGGAGCGGTTCAAatccttcctgctgctcttgTCCCGCTCTTTGTCCTTTCCTATCTTCCTGGCTCGCTTCTCCGAAGGGAGGCCGGGGGAGACGGAGGCGGAGCCCGAGGTGACCGTGAGCGAAGAGAGGCATTTGTTTTTGGTTCTATTGGTCGAGAAGGAGGACTCGGATTGGCCGATTTTCTTTAAAGTGCGAGACTTCTTTTTTGGGCGATGCTGACCGGTTTTAGGAGCGGCTTTGATTTTAGGGCTGGACGCAGGCGGCTCGGGAGGCAAAGCAGCGGGAGGCGAGTCCTCCAAAGATAGCCCGGGGTAGTCTGAATCCAAAGCCTCGCCGTCTAACGACAGGACGTCGATCTCCAACTTGTCCGAGTAGCGGTCGGACTCGTAGCTGTGGTACCTCGGCGGCGAAGGCGAACGCGAGCGGCTGTGACAGTTCCCGCGGTCCTCCACCTCCACGGACGAGTgccattttctcttcttcttcctcttgtggGGCTTGTCGGAGTCCTGCATCGGCCGGCAGGGGGAGGACGGGGCGAGTCTCGGGGAACCGGgtacggtggtggtggttgtggtggtcgTGACTGTGATGGTTCGCTTGATGGCGAAGAGGTCGGACCCGTTGAGGTCCTGGATGGACGGCGGGACGACGGGGCGGCCGTCCCGCCGCCGCTCCCTCTCGTGCGGCCTGTCTCTGTCGTCCCCCCTCTTTTCGCTGCTCCTCTTGGACCTCGCCGAAAGACCTCGCTCTCTGCTGCTCGAGTGCCGCCTCCCACTCCTGtccctctccctttttctaGAGCTCGAGTCTCGATCTCTGTCGTCTCGTCTGTGGCTGTTGGTGCGactttgttctttctctctgtctctgtcccttcccctgcctctttctctctccctctctctatctctttccCTAatcctgtccctgtctctgtccttgtcCCGGtccttttctctgtgtctttcctCCGACAGGCTTGAAAACGAGTGTCTAGTGTTACCGCCTCTTCCTGAAGAGTTGCAAGATTGCGAGCCCCCCGGGCTGCCATGtcgcctcttcttcctcttgcgACTGCTACTCctactgctcctcctccccttcaccTCTTTCACTGCCTTTTGCCCTTTATCCTTCTCTTTGCTCCTCTCCCGCCCCGCCTCTTtgtccttccttttcttttttctcctaaCCTCCTTCTCTCCGACCTTGCTATCCTTGCTCTTCTGTCGATCTCGGTCCTTGGAGCCCTTGGACGACTTGCGGCTCTTGCTGTCCTGCTCCACCGGAGGCGTGAGAGGAGAAGAGGTCGTGGAAGgcggagggtgggagggaggtggtggcggcagctgaggagagagagggggagaagaggGAAAGGAGCGAtatctttccttcctcctgctgACCAGCTTCCTCCTCAGATCTTCCACGCCTACGACGGGCTCGTCCTCGAGCTCCCGGTCCACGTCCCAGTGGCCCTCGGTGCACACGGACACGAAGCCGTCCCCGTCCAGCACCCGGAGGATGCGCTCCGGCTTTGTACCGTAGAAGGAGATGGTGGGAGAACTCAATGGGAGGACTTCTTCAACTGGTCTCTTGATGCTCCCGTCTCTATCAACAGCTCCGACGATCTCCCCCTCCTCTATCTCCGAGTGATCAGAATCGCCGCTCTCCCTGCGCCCTCCAGCTTTGGTGAAGCTACAGTCCACTCTCCTCCGAAGAGGGAGTTTGGTGACCAAACGGGGACTTGGCAGTTCAGTCAAAGTGTCGGTGGAATCTGGGggttcctcctctttgtcctcgtCATCTTCCCTCTCAACGTTTTGCGCCACTTTTTCACTCATGTCGTCATCGACATCTGATGCCGGGGAACCAGTGGGGTCAAAAGGGTCGTACTTCTCCccctgtccctcctcctcctccttcgccaTCCCCTGCTTGTCCCCGTCGGTCGGATCGAAGGGATTGTACATCTCCCTTTTCCTGCCCTCGTCTTGACAATCGCCCGGCTGCATCGAAGCATGAGCGAAGCAGTCCGCAGAGGAGGCGTTGGACGAGAGAGACTGCGTAGCTTGAGAGGCGGAGGTGGAAGAAACCCTGGCCATGGCCGTCCCCTCCATCTGGCCCTTCACATGGTTTTGATAACCCGACGAGTTGGCGCAGGCGGAGGAGGACGTGGACGACGGCGAAGACGGGTCGGACGAAGGGGACGACAGGGACGAGGAGGGCGAGCAGGGAGGAGGGCTCCTGGCGGCGGCTTCTCCTACTCCGCCTGGGGAAGAGGAGGCAGCGGGCCTCCTTTTGAAGCCTGGGGTCAAGTCCATGGGCCAGGGAAGCACGCGGTGCAAGAGTCAAGACCGTGCGACCTGGAGGTTGACAGGCCACGCCAGAAAACGGGGGTCCAGGAACAAACCTAGTAGAAAGTAAAGAACACATtaggtgttttatttcatgtgtgcaCTGTCCTTTGGACAATGTGCTGTTGCAGCACTGCACATTTTCCCACTGTGGACGTTTTGAGGACCGTCACCACATCATCCGTCATCGTCAATTACCCAAACACCTCTGTACGCTTTGACCATCACTCAAAAAACGTACAGTCACTTAACAGAACACAAGGTACGctagtgaaaacgaatgcatccAACAGTCCTGCATCAAATCCCCCTTTGTGACCGGTCTGTCCGGTCTATGGTTGAAACATCATCAAAGAAAGAGGTGAATACAGAAGTGTTTTCTGATGTTTAgcttagcccactgactaaacgTGGGCTgccaaaataacagaaacacgtGTCGTTAAAACACGATGCAATTCAAcatcagtaaaaacaacagctcacaaaatgaaaacagaactgaatcaacatctctcgctgttattttaaaacaaatcctgGATGCAACAGCCTCCACGAAGCCACAGTTTAGTCAACTCGTACCTAATAAACTGTCAGGTGGATGTGTTTTCTGAATCAACTCAGtcgggtgggggtgggggaaaTAATGGATGAAACCGGCTGTTTAGCGCATTACATGTTTACTGTAGTTATTAATCAACAGCCCGTTGTTTTGccaatgtgtgttttagttaCACAAAGCTTTAACAACCCGTTTTCATCCCGTCTTGATGTATGTATCATGTTTTCGGATAATAACCCTTTCTTTTGCAGTTACATCGATACTGAccagtgtgaatgtgagtgttgACGCTTTGAGGACCACCATGTGTCCAACTTAGCACCTTTTCCGCTTACTTTATGTGCGTTAGCTACACCATTTAGAACCGGACATGGCCAAACGCTTGCAAATTATACccgattcatattaatgtgcatGATCTCTATGCTAACAAAATGTGTCGGCAGCAGGTATAGCTGGGTAGCTAATTAGCTTACGACAGCTAGCAAGAATTTAGGCAGCGAGAAGCACCGTGCGTCAAAGAGTTACCTTCAGTCTGCTAATATCCGGCCTGAGACGAAGCCTCCGTCTTGCATTTACCCGTCgctgcttttaaaaacattaaatcgGCTGTTAAAACAAAGCATCAACTCCTTTTGTCGGTGTAAAAGCGCAGCGGTAGCCCTAGTCCATCAGTGGCCGCCATCTTCCTTCCCACTGAAACCGGACGACAAAGAATTCTGGGAAACGCAGTTTTTTATGGGGCAGGCGTCGCTGCTCCGAACGTTCGTATCACCATGGAAACTAGAAACAATCGCccaaaaatactaaacaaaatactaaaacacGGCCGATACTAAACTGATAAATTATCtttagatgaaataaaaaaatgacaatgtgaacaatatttttaagaaaatttaaagtttaatttaaaaatagatttaaacttttaattgaTTATACCATCTTAAACTTTGACAATAACAGACAAATGTACTAAATTAAATCTGGTATTTATCATAGCAAGAATAACTttcaagaaaacagaagaatatTGTCTTttagacacatatatatatatttattttaaaactgattaCATAAAGTACTATTAACATAAATTATCGTGCATTCAGCAAATTCAGTCATAGCTTTTTTTTGCACCAATTTCTTCAATTTTGCCAAAAGCAGACATCATACAGTTAAGACACCAGTAGTTTCTACAGTCAGCTGCAATTTCCAAGAGGCGAGAGTCTTCATTTGCACCTAAATGTCCCACAagtacatagacacacacacacacacacacacacactgtcctaCCGCAggcattcatttattatttctggaCTTACAGCATGCTACTTTTGTCTCATGAAACATGGTCTTGGATTTATGAGAATCTTTAGAAAGAAATGCCATGTGCAAACTGagatttaattaaattctaATGGCCTGTAATTCTTCaattgtttttttagtttcaatGTCATTCAAATGTCCATTTTACTGCCTCGTCCTTTCATCCGCTCTCATCTGAACTAACGTGGCAGGTTTTTGCTTCGCTCGTAAACAGAATAAACATCTATAAAACTGGTGAGGttccaaatataaaaatatccacactaaaaaaaaaaaaacattgttgtgTAGAAGTCCATGATGGAATATACTTTTAATATAAAGAATAAAGGTTTATGAGAAAACATACATTCAATATCTGGTATGTAAAATACACCAACTTGATAAGTAACATGAAgtacactaatgaaaatgaatgcatcacaaCAGAACAGCTGTCATACTgaattaaagtgtttctgttatttagttgtcaaaaataacagaaacacaatacaTGTCAACAGTACtataaaccacagcctccaaaccCTCTGTGTTATTTTAGATAAAAGCTGAACAGCATAACCATAACCATTAACGAGTAGATTTGTACTAAAATGCATTTGTATTGCATAACTGATGACATGGCTTGCGAGTGTAAATAAACGTAACAAACGGTGCGCGCTAAAAACTGTGGGATATTcaaatcagacatttttaaatcatcagCACTTTTATCAAAACTGACGTACAGCATatagttttattcaaatataacaCACTGAATCAGACACGACGACGCAAAGGTTTCCATCAGCATCAAATCAACTTGAAAGCTGCTGTCAGAGCAGAagtacatatttattattattatttatttattttttgtttttttttttaaattgtaacgTCACGACTCAAACTCAAATATTTGCACTGTGTATAATAAAGATCATAATGTCAGTTTTGGTACACGTTCAGCATCTCGTCTCATCAGAACTGATCTTCTCTTTCGTCGCCTGGAAATACTTCTGCTCCGAAAGCTTTTTATTACACGGGTAAAGCCTGCAACACGTCAACTTAAAGctgaaataatgaataaataatcagtGCTGAACGTAACAGTCGAGTGGAATCTCTCCGACGGACTCCACGGTAGCTTGTGCGCTTGTAGctttgatgtaaatgtttttttttcgttcgcTCCGGACGCCTCCCCGCTCACCCTGAAGACGCGTGTCCTCCTGTGAGCTGCGTCTCACTGACCTGAAGCAGATTATTACTTCGCTCTGAGACGctgcgtctgtctgtctggggtTGGTCGGATGgagaaaaagtttaaaagtttgggcttagcatgaaaaataaaataaaaaatttaaaaaaaagggctgcGTTGGTGacgtggtgatgatgatgatttaattCGCCGCCTACTAAACCCACATGCAAAAGTGGAcgcaagttgtttttttatttttacatgagAATTGTTTCAAAGTTGAGCCtcaacacactctctcttctctctacgtgtttttatgtttgtctaCAGAGGCAGTATCTGAAAAACGCAGGTCGTATTTGGCACTTTTTGTACTGAGAGGAAAAAACCGTCTCTTTGCCCCCGACTTCAACtactcacacacattcagaggTGATCTCGTTATGTACAATGTCGTCTGTTAGAACTCCTCCCACTTCTACGTCAGTCTGAGAAGAACCGGGGGGAGGTTTCGCAGATGCGTTCAGGGCCCGAGTGGGACAGCGGGACGGTAGTGTCAGGGCGGAGCATGTCAAATTAtacccttctctctctgtctctctcatcgGCAGCCTTGCTTTAACAGTCAAACACCCAAAATCTTAAGCTTATGCTCTCTCTCCCCCGTCACTCGTGAGCTCTGAGCTACTGCGACAGGAGCCAGGAGATCTGGGAGGCGCTcggaggagctgctggacacAGTCAGGCACCTCCCACTTCTCCTCCTACTTCAGACCAGCCCGGCGTCTTTGGCCATCTTGTAAAACGCTCCTCTTTGGGCGATGAGATTGGAGGGAGCGTCGCACTCCGCCAACTCTCCCTTATCCAACACCAGAACCCTAAAAGAGACGGAACAGTGATTAAATCCGTTCAGCTGATCCTTCAGTACTCTGCATGATATTATTATGTCTTGATGTAATAATGTGACACACGAGGACCCTTTAAAACTGTTTCTATAAGAACGTTGCACTTTGCAACCAATATGTCATTACGGTCACTTGCGCCTCTCATGGAAGGTTATTACACTTTTATAACATGCAGTAAATCGCAAATAACTTCCAGATAAGGGAAGTTCTAGGCTTTCTAGGAAATGCATTAACTCACAGGACTTCTTCTGACCTTTTTAATAGtcaaaaaaaagttcaggctgacgttttaaccttttaacctcacatggggacattatgttttaggtttgtggcagattattttgcttcattttgacCTGTTGTACTCAtaaggacacttttgtctgccatgtaccggtagcgaagggtcaatacacttgtttatttatggttattaacttttctagtttgatatccTATTGCTAATTTAACGTCACATGTGCTTGTTTGAGGATGTTGCGGTTTCactgtttccaattctgcttttgcactaaaacaagcAGTTTATATTTTGGTCACACTCGGGACTTGTATTgtaacacacagtgaaataatcacTGTGTCCACATAATATTTTTccaaaactacttccagttcaaagatgacacttattttttttatactttttgggTCCTACCAAttccaaatacctaaagatcttaatcttatattaaagaaaataagatgtatttcaaaataaatgcttaGGTCTTAGGAGGTTAAGTGTATAACCAACTCTATAACAACTCCCACTTCGCGTCATACCATAATCGCAGCTTCTCTGTGTTCACCCGCACTTTGAATTATGTCCAGTGAGTTACATGAGTTTTAATCAGtcagatgtttaggtcttaaatgGTCAGGGCTTAGGTTAAACCTTAGGTTAAAGGgttaattcattcaaaacatCCTGAAGACACCAGGGGTTCACCGGTGCAGTACCTGGTGTAGTCCATGATGGTGTTGAGGCGATGAGCTATCGTCAGGACGGTGCAGTCTTCAAACTGAGAGCGGATCGTGGACTGGATGAGGTTGTCCGTCTCCATGTCTACGGCTGCTGTGGCCTCGTCCAGAACCAGGATCTTGGTTTTCCTCAGCAGAGCTCTGGCCAAGCACAACAGCTGCCGCTGACCCACGCTGGAAGGAAacacagattttctttaaacaaatgGCAATgatgggaataaaaaaaaaatcttagaaaCTGTGCTGCTATGTAACTGGATTACATTTCAgatgaagaaggtgaagaaTAAGTCTCACCTGAGGTTCTCTCCTCCTTCGCTACATTCGTGGCTGAGTTTGTCAGGGAGGCCGGACACAAAGGTCTTGAGATGGGAGAACTCCAGAGCCCTCCAAATGTCCTCGTCAGAGTAGGCGTCGAATGGGTCCAAGTTCATCCTCAAAGTGCCGGAAAACAGGACAGGGTCCTGGAGACGGAGTCGGATCAGTGTGTCAGGTTAGTTATTTGGTTGTTTCCTTTTAGGGACTGAAGCTGAACTCCTCAGCAAAcaacgtgtttgtttttttttttttaccttctgcAGTGAACTAGTCTGTGTTCAAACAAATGAAGCCACGTGCAGCGAGGCTGTACTGACTTTAAACAAAGAGCCACATCTGTGCTTATAGGCTGAATAACCTGGATTCTGTCTAATTGACCAAATGGCATCATGAACAAATCATTGAgtattaaattgtttttaagATGAGACACGGCAGCAAAAACACCATTTTTCACCCACTGAttaattttgagtttttatgcTATTTTGCTTCGTTGacatgtcttctatcaaaccagctaaaaaaaaatgcacatttatgtgtttatttcatacACTTTGACTGTGTGACTATACTTTGCTCCTAAATTCGCTAAAAACCAGGTTTCTAAACCAGCTCGTAGCTCTGTGGGACTCGTCTCTATATCGGCACATGAGGAaccgttgtgaagctctttttctcctgcagaaatCTGTAGTGTCCAAATACGGTCATATCCTTTATATTGGCAACAAATTGTGAAAGTGGAAACGCTAATCGGAAGCTGAACTCgcactctcattggttggtgtcaaTTTCTGACAATGTGATTGGTTCTAAAGGTGACACGTGACCTGATATTCtgctggtctgtgtttatctgagaaggacatttaaaaatgtcgTGAAGTCTTCTCTTAAAAGAAagttacagctcaaattagcaagaaaagtcacatgaaggagaagagaggagaagtcagactcatctgagttcatccagCTGTGaattgtctttggtaaaaggagacgaaggtggagacgatcaacattcatgtttcacactcgaaattttactgaaaatttaatcttttattttgatattatatatgttgatatgattatatgttatgttttgaaggatttgagtggATTTGGTTTGGGAACATAGTGGtttcctataaaaaaaatacatgattttacaatgtaaaacttaaaacttactctcaaaatgagtttttcttcagactctgagccagaaatctccacttaagtagcacttacacacattaaactttccagatttattcccaactacatcctgcaggtatttacagaggggacttttcatatatcattcagagcctgatttatagaactttttatgtgacaaaaataatttttttttggactgttgacagtatttagTGGTTTATGTAGTGATAAAAAGTAAATACTTGGGAATTTAATACGTtaacaaaacgaaacaagaaTTCTGAACATCACTTTAGTTGTTACTcagatttttgttctttaaatgtatgcaaattagcgcATGTTTAAGTAGATAAATcctcatttttaaattttaatacaaaaaatgactgtatttatgtaagtaatcacCTGGAGACGTTTCGTTAGTTATATATTAGTTATTCAGCTGTAGTGTCGTCTCCACACTGACCTGTGGGATGATGGTGATTCTGGACCGAAGCTCGTGGAGGCCGAGCTGAGCGATGTTCACTCCGTCAATGAAGATGTTTCCCTCCGCTGCCTCGATGATGCGGAACAGTCCCAGCGTTAGGGACGACTTCCCTGCACCGGTCCGGCCCACGATCCCGACCTTATGACACACGACAGCAGCAAACATCATGAGAACGTGAACCCCCGGACGTGATGAGTTTTATGAGCAGTGCAGTAGATTCAGACCTTCTCGCCCCCgttgatggtgatggtgatgtcACGAACAGCCATGTCCAGATCGTGGCGGTAGCGCAGACCGAAGCCTCTCATGTCTATGCAGCCCTGAGTGGGCCAACCCGCGGGGAGGCTGGAGGACTCGTTGCTCCACTCCGCCTGGTTGTCAGAAGACACAATGCAAGGAAACTCTTGAAGTGCAATCAGGAAGAGGTACTTGAATGGTTTTCAGCAGAGACAGAATTCTATTTGCTTCGACTGCTTTAATTTTCTTTGCGGCAAAGCAAAATGCcatcagatgtttgtttttttttgttctacgtacctctttctctgtttccgCGTACTCCTTCACCCTCTCCACGGCCACAATGTTGGTCTCCACATCAGAGGACATCCTCACCAGCCACGTCAGTGAAGTGGTCAACTGCACATGGAGCAACAGCAAAGAGAGGATTTAGTCTTTATTCTTATTCAAACAATAAAGTCTTCTGCTAAATATTTTATCACTTAATTGAAAAAGCCATTTATAGAACAGGTTGGGTAAAATCCTTATAGTTTACTGGCTGCTTGTCTTTTTTAAGGTGTTTCACCTGCAGGGCGTAGGAGATAGAAAGCCCCACGATGCCCGGGCTGAGGTTCTTTCTGGCTATGACGgcaaacagagcagaaaacGTCACGATGCAGTTTCCTACGAACTCCAGGCGAATTGCGAGCCACCTACGAAAAACACAGATTCATAAAACTCAATAAGTTAGAGAGGATTTTTGTGGTTAAGTTAAGCGTGACAAGACAAACGTCTCTCCTCTGACCTGTTTGCTACTATGCTGGGGAAGTAGGCCTTCTGGTTGTGGTCCACCCGCTGGTCGCTCTCAGAGATGAAGCGATCCTGTTCGCCGAAGGCCCGGATGACCGAGGTGCCCAGCAGCGTTTCATTGAAGTGGGTGTAGATGGGGGAACGGCTGACTGACTCCAG
This genomic interval carries:
- the scaf1 gene encoding splicing factor, arginine/serine-rich 19 codes for the protein MDLTPGFKRRPAASSSPGGVGEAAARSPPPCSPSSSLSSPSSDPSSPSSTSSSACANSSGYQNHVKGQMEGTAMARVSSTSASQATQSLSSNASSADCFAHASMQPGDCQDEGRKREMYNPFDPTDGDKQGMAKEEEEGQGEKYDPFDPTGSPASDVDDDMSEKVAQNVEREDDEDKEEEPPDSTDTLTELPSPRLVTKLPLRRRVDCSFTKAGGRRESGDSDHSEIEEGEIVGAVDRDGSIKRPVEEVLPLSSPTISFYGTKPERILRVLDGDGFVSVCTEGHWDVDRELEDEPVVGVEDLRRKLVSRRKERYRSFPSSPPLSPQLPPPPPSHPPPSTTSSPLTPPVEQDSKSRKSSKGSKDRDRQKSKDSKVGEKEVRRKKKRKDKEAGRERSKEKDKGQKAVKEVKGRRSSRSSSRKRKKRRHGSPGGSQSCNSSGRGGNTRHSFSSLSEERHREKDRDKDRDRDRIRERDRERERERGRGRDRDREKEQSRTNSHRRDDRDRDSSSRKRERDRSGRRHSSSRERGLSARSKRSSEKRGDDRDRPHERERRRDGRPVVPPSIQDLNGSDLFAIKRTITVTTTTTTTTVPGSPRLAPSSPCRPMQDSDKPHKRKKKRKWHSSVEVEDRGNCHSRSRSPSPPRYHSYESDRYSDKLEIDVLSLDGEALDSDYPGLSLEDSPPAALPPEPPASSPKIKAAPKTGQHRPKKKSRTLKKIGQSESSFSTNRTKNKCLSSLTVTSGSASVSPGLPSEKRARKIGKDKERDKSSRKDLNRSGKSKKEGGGSRKGKLQSKVSVLVREGVSSTTGASVGSGKLGMDLLGPGGAGGGSGGSVVGGSIAVVFCRDNESRSPFLKPCSEPLSMGGRSKDLAGMGKRSSLAAPPSSLTGTAGLKSKKTKPSSITSTSSSASSPSSSLATKRRRRVVKKTREKAGGAGLNAGDGGQTKAPSEGWGGTSLDVQSAVGDGGKSVSPHAGQPGPAPCSSSSSSSSSSTSVLPPSSSPPHTPPPSAAPLRDTRESSPDSQTVDSSCKTPEPSFIAEDCPSQTSPAVPASSPSSLSAPQGNALSTPTAKPLPPDEAPKSLASPPCLPLSSGCGLTSLSLPLSSSDPSSSSSVSSSSASKPPPPPPPPAAPALPWSLQTGVDCTTGGVLALTALLFKMEEANIASRAKAQEFIQATSQILSQANQSQSQQLAPPSSAPSSSQIPTPPSLPPPPGVSPAQFILHGSLPLVGCTKTPPSHLHPSMGGGCAQTPPPIVPVGLSGMTGGSGDAGWDNESKDPDKYLKKLHTQERAVEEVKLAIKPYYQRKDINKDEYKDILRKAVHKICHSRTGEINPVKVSNLVKLYVQRYKYFRKHGRKMDEEERDDREQGALHSSA